CTGTCGGGCAACCTGCCGATGGACCCGGGTGCGCCGCTGGGCGACGACGACCGCTCGGCCGAGCACCTGCGCCGCGTCTACCTGCCGGCGGACCGGCCGGTGCTGCCCGAGGTGCGCGCCCTGCTCGACGCCGCGGCCGAGGCCGGCGAACGCGGCGCGCTGCACTGGTCGCGGCTGCAGGAGCAGGACGTGCACTGGCAGGCACCGGCCGGCGCCGGGCTGGACGGCCGCGTGCTCTTCCTCGGCGACGCCGCGCATGCCATGGTGCCCACGCTCGGGCAGGGCGCCACCTCCGCGCTCGAAGACGCCGGCGTGCTGGTGCCCATGCTGCGCCAGGCGCTGGCCACCGGTACCGAAGATCTCGGCGCGGTGGTGCAGCGCTACGTCGCGCGGCGCCAATCGCGCATCGACTTCATCCGCCGCTTCTCCTGGCAGGCCAGCGACGTCATCACCGCCGACGGCTTCTCGCTGCAGCGGGTGCGCGACAAGGGCGGCGCCGCCTACCGCGACCAGCTGCGGCGGCTCTACGGCGAGGCGCTGACGCCCGCGGACGCGGCCGCTTAGTCGACCACCGGCGTCGCCCGCCGCACGATGGCGGCGCTGTCGACGCCGCGCGGCAGGGTGCCGTACTGGCGGTGGCCGCCACCGTCCAGCCGCGAGGCGCTGAAAGCATCGGCCACCGCGGCCGGGGCGTGCTGCCGCAGCAGCGACGCCTGCAGCGCCAGCGCCATGCGGTCGACCAGGCCCCGGGCGCGGAACTCCACCTCGTCGCCGTCGCGCAGGTCGCGCTGCAGCTCGACCACCCAGCGGTCGAGCCGGTTGTCGGCGCCGCGGCCCTTCGCCAGTTCGGCGAAGAACACGTCCAGCACCTCGGGCGACTTCTGCAGCGCGCGCAGCACGTCCAGGCACTGCACGTTGCCGCTGCCCTCCCAGATGGCGTTCACCGGCGCCTCGCGGTACAGGCGCGGGAAGGGGCTGTCCTCCATCACGCCGCTGCCGCCGATGCACTCCATCGCCTCCGCCGCATGCGCCGCCGTGCGCTTGCAGATCCAGTACTTGCCGACCGCGGTGACCAGGCGCACCAGCGCGTCCTCGTGCGGGTCGCTGCGCTGGTCCAGCGCGCGGGCGATGCGCAGGGTGAGCGCCAGCGACGCCTCGCCCTCGATCGCCAGGTCGGCCAGCACGTTGCGCATCAGCGGCTGCTCGTGCAGCAGCCGGCCGAAGGCCGAGCGGTGGCGGCCGTGGTGCAGCGCCAGCGCGGCGGCGGCGCGCTGGCCGCCGGAGGAGCCGATCATGCAGTCGAAGCGGGTCATCGACACCATCTCGATGATGGTGCGCACGCCGCGGCCCTCCTCGCCCACCATCCACGCCAGGGCGCCGCGCAGTTCGGTCTCGCTGCTGGCGTTGGAGGCGTTGCCCATCTTCTTCTTCAGCCGCACCAGCTGCAGCGGGTTCTTCGTGCCGTCGGGCCGCCAGCGCGGCAGCAGGAAGCAGCTCAAGCCGCCGGGGGCCTGGGCCAGCACCAGGAAGGCGTCGCACATCGGCGCCGAGACGAAGTACTTGTGGCCCACCAGCTCGTAGGCGGCGCCGGGCCCGGTGGCGGCGCCCGTGGGATGGGCGCGGGTGGTGTTGGCGCGCACGTCGGAGCCGCCCTGCTTCTCGGTCATCGCCATGCCGATGGTGAGCCCGTCCTTCTGTCCGTCGCCCACGTTGCGCGGGTCGTAGCGCCGGGACAGGATTTTCGGCACCCAGGTCGACGCCAGCGACGGCGTCGTCATCAGCGCGGGCACCGAGGCGAAGGTCATCGTCACCGGGCAGAGGTGGCCGGCCTCCACCTGGGTCTGCAGGTAGAAGTGCGCGGCGCGGGCGACGTGCGCGCCCGGCTTCGGCTCGGACCAGGGCGAGGCGTGCAGGCCCTGCCCGATCGCCGTCGTCATCAGCTGGTGGTAGGCGGGGTGGAACTTGACCAGGTCGATGCGGCGGCCGAAGCGGTCGTGCGTCTCCAGCTGCGGCGGGTGCTGGTTGGCCAGCGCGCCGAGCTCCAGCGTTTCGGCCGAGCCGGCACGGCGGCCGAAGGCCGACAGCGCCTCGTCGGCCCAGGCCGCGCCCTCGCGCTGCACGCCCTCGACCAGCGCGGCGTCCTGCCGGTACAGGTCCAGGTCGGCCAGCTCGGTGCCGACGTTGAAGACCTCGTGGGTGTCGGCCAGGGCCCCCTGGCCGGCGGGCCATCGCTCCGCGGCGTTCATGTGCATCCCCTTCCACGGCGTGGCGGACGTTGCATTCTGGACCCCGCGACGGCCGGCGCACTAGCATCGGCGCACACCACCGGGGCACGACCCCCGAGCGCAAGGACCCGACATGACGGACAAGAAGGCCATCCTCGTCATCGGCGCCGGCGACGCCACCGGCGGCGCCATCGCCAGGCGCTTCGCACGGGAGGGCTACACCGCCTGCATGACGCGGCGCAACGCCGACAAGCTGGCGCCGCTGGTCGCCCAGATCCAGGCCGCCGGCGGCGAGGCGCACGGCTTCGCCAGCGACGCCCGGAAGGAAGAGGCGATGGTCGCGCTGGTGGAGACCGTCGAGTCGGAGATCGCCCCGATCGAGGTGGCGGTCTTCAACATCGGCGCCAACGTGCGCTTTCCGATCACCGAGACCACCGCCCGCGTCTACTTCAAGGTCTGGGAGATGGCCTGCTTCGGCGGCTTCCTCATGGGGCGCGAGGTCGCCAAGCGCATGGTGCCGCGCGGCCGCGGCACCATCCTCTTCACCGGCGCCACCGCCAGCCTGCGCGGGCGCGACGGCTACGCCGCCTTCGCCGGCGCCAAGGCGGCGCTGCGCGCGCTGGCGCAGAGCATGGCCCGCGAGCTGTGGCCCAAGGGCATCCACGTCGCGCACCCGGTGGTCGACGGCGCCATCGACACCGAGTTCATCCGCAGCACCTTCCCCGACCGCTACGCCACCAAGGCGCAGGGCGGCATCGTCGACCCCGAGCACATCGCCGAGACCTACTGGCTGCTGCACCAACAGCCGCGAGACGCCTGGACGCACGAGCTGGAGATCCGGCCGTGGCGGGAGACCTGGTGAACCGCCGCGCCCGCCGCCGACCCCACCACGACCAGGAGATGCCCCCGTGAGCCAGGTTCCCGTCCAGTTCCTCTTCGACTTCGGCAGCCCCAACGCCTACCTCGTGCACAAGGTCATCCCGTCGATCGAGGCCCGCACCGGCGCCACGTTCGAGTACCTGCCCATCCTGCTCGGCGGCCTGTTCAAGCTGGCCAACAACCGGTCACCGATCGAGGCCTTCCGCGACATCCCGAACAAGCTGGCGTACGACCGGCTGGAGATCGAGCGCTTCGTCGCCCGCCATGGCCTGACCCGTTTCCGGTTCAACCCCCACTTCCCGGTCAACACGCTGAAGGTCATGCGCGGCGCGGTGGCGGCCCAGGGGCTGGGCTGCTTCGAGCCCTATGTGGCGGCGGTGTTCGCCGCGATGTGGGAGCAGGGGCTAGACATGGACGACCCGGCGCAGATCGAGGCCGTGCTCGGCGCGGCGGGGCTGGACGCGGCCCGGCTGATGGCCACCGCGCAGGACGCCGAGGTCAAGGCCCGGCTGATGGCCAACACCCAGTCGGCCCACGACCGCGGCGCCTTCGGCTCGCCGACCTTCTTCGTCGGCGACCGGATCTACTTCGGCAAGGACCGCCTGCGCGACGTGGAGGAGGACCTCCAGCACGGGGCCGGCATCGCCAGGTGAACGCCGGAGGGGCCGAGCCCCGCCGAGCGGCGCTACCGGCAGCCGCTGGCCGGTGCCGGCACGAACCGGCCGACCACCGCGTTGGCCAGCGGGCCGCGGGCCTGCTCGACCTGCAGCCGCCCCGGCGCCCACTGCGCCTGCAGCACCGGCGACGCCAGCCGGTCGCCGTCGAGCCGGCCGTCGAAGGCATGCACCGCCTCGCCCATCGTCAGCCGCGCCTGCACCTGCTGGTACTGCTGCTGCAGGCTGAGCCGCGTGCCGGCGGCCGCACCCTCCCCGCACCAGTCGCCCTGCACCGGGGCCGGCACCGTCCAGCGCATGATGCGGCTGGACCGCTCGCGGCCCACCGGCTTGTCGGGCACCGGCACGGTCACGCTCCAGTCGGGCGCCCAGTCGCCCATGCCCCAGTCGTGGCTGACGATGCGGGTGCCGGGCTTCAGCGCCAGCAGCGAGGGCCGCAGCTTCAGGTTGACGTCGGGCAGCAGGTACATCGTGATCACGCTGTAGCCGCCCAGGTCGGCGGTGAAGATGTCCTGGGCCTGGAAGGTCGCGCGGTCGGCGACGCCGGCGCGCTGGGCGTTGGCCTGGCTGCGCTCGATCAGCACCGGGTCGATCTCCAGGCCGAAGGCCTGGACGCCACGGCGCGCCGCGCCGATGACGAGCCGGCCGTCGCCGGACCCGAGGTCGACCATGCGGTCGCCGGGGCGCAGTTCGGCCATCGACAGCATGACCTGGGTCACCCGGTCGGGCGAGATGACGAAGGGGGTGTCCAGGTCCGGGGCGGGCAGCTGGGTCAGCAGCTGGGCGGCGACCGGGCCGCAGGCGAGCAGCGCACCGATGGCCGGGGCGCGAAAGGGTCGAAGGATCGGCATGCCGGCATGCTATCGAAGGCACCGCCCGCGGCCCGTCGCGCCCGGCGGCGACGGTGGCGGCATCATGCGCGGGTGCCCGTCCCGCGCTGGATCGCCCACCTCGACATGGACGCCTTCTACGCGTCGGTGGAGCTGCTGCGCTACCCGGAACTGCAGGGGCAGGCGGTGGTCATCGGCGGCGGGCGGCGCCACCAGCCCGAGCGCCTGTCCGACGGCAGCCTCAAGGTGGCCCGCCTGCGCGACTACGCCGGCCGCGGCGTCGTCACCACCGCCACCTACGCCGCGCGCGACCATGGCGTGCATTCGGGCATGGGGCTGATGAAGGCGGCGCTGCGCGCGCCCGACGCGATCCTGCTGCCCACCGACTTCGACGAATACCGCCGGCTGTCGCGCGCCTTCAAGGCCGCGGTGGCCGAGGTGGCGCCGGTGATCGAGGACCGCGGCATCGACGAGATCTACATCGACCTGACCGAGGTGCCGGGCGTGCACGAGGCGGTCGGCCACGACCGCTTCGGCGGCGTGCGGGCGGTGGCGCAGGAGATCAAGAACAACGTGCGCCGCGCCACGCGGCTGAGCTGCTCGATCGGCGTGACGCCGAACAAGCTGCTGTCGAAGATCGCCAGCGACCTGGACAAGCCGGACGGCCTGACCCTGCTGACGCTGGAGGACGTGCCGCGGCGGCTGTGGCCGCTGCCG
The sequence above is a segment of the Aquabacterium sp. J223 genome. Coding sequences within it:
- a CDS encoding isovaleryl-CoA dehydrogenase is translated as MNAAERWPAGQGALADTHEVFNVGTELADLDLYRQDAALVEGVQREGAAWADEALSAFGRRAGSAETLELGALANQHPPQLETHDRFGRRIDLVKFHPAYHQLMTTAIGQGLHASPWSEPKPGAHVARAAHFYLQTQVEAGHLCPVTMTFASVPALMTTPSLASTWVPKILSRRYDPRNVGDGQKDGLTIGMAMTEKQGGSDVRANTTRAHPTGAATGPGAAYELVGHKYFVSAPMCDAFLVLAQAPGGLSCFLLPRWRPDGTKNPLQLVRLKKKMGNASNASSETELRGALAWMVGEEGRGVRTIIEMVSMTRFDCMIGSSGGQRAAAALALHHGRHRSAFGRLLHEQPLMRNVLADLAIEGEASLALTLRIARALDQRSDPHEDALVRLVTAVGKYWICKRTAAHAAEAMECIGGSGVMEDSPFPRLYREAPVNAIWEGSGNVQCLDVLRALQKSPEVLDVFFAELAKGRGADNRLDRWVVELQRDLRDGDEVEFRARGLVDRMALALQASLLRQHAPAAVADAFSASRLDGGGHRQYGTLPRGVDSAAIVRRATPVVD
- a CDS encoding SDR family oxidoreductase, giving the protein MTDKKAILVIGAGDATGGAIARRFAREGYTACMTRRNADKLAPLVAQIQAAGGEAHGFASDARKEEAMVALVETVESEIAPIEVAVFNIGANVRFPITETTARVYFKVWEMACFGGFLMGREVAKRMVPRGRGTILFTGATASLRGRDGYAAFAGAKAALRALAQSMARELWPKGIHVAHPVVDGAIDTEFIRSTFPDRYATKAQGGIVDPEHIAETYWLLHQQPRDAWTHELEIRPWRETW
- a CDS encoding 2-hydroxychromene-2-carboxylate isomerase, whose translation is MSQVPVQFLFDFGSPNAYLVHKVIPSIEARTGATFEYLPILLGGLFKLANNRSPIEAFRDIPNKLAYDRLEIERFVARHGLTRFRFNPHFPVNTLKVMRGAVAAQGLGCFEPYVAAVFAAMWEQGLDMDDPAQIEAVLGAAGLDAARLMATAQDAEVKARLMANTQSAHDRGAFGSPTFFVGDRIYFGKDRLRDVEEDLQHGAGIAR
- a CDS encoding cyclopropane-fatty-acyl-phospholipid synthase family protein, which codes for MPILRPFRAPAIGALLACGPVAAQLLTQLPAPDLDTPFVISPDRVTQVMLSMAELRPGDRMVDLGSGDGRLVIGAARRGVQAFGLEIDPVLIERSQANAQRAGVADRATFQAQDIFTADLGGYSVITMYLLPDVNLKLRPSLLALKPGTRIVSHDWGMGDWAPDWSVTVPVPDKPVGRERSSRIMRWTVPAPVQGDWCGEGAAAGTRLSLQQQYQQVQARLTMGEAVHAFDGRLDGDRLASPVLQAQWAPGRLQVEQARGPLANAVVGRFVPAPASGCR